The nucleotide window ATTCTTTTTGTGTCAGTTCCAGTCTCACACCGTCAAGCAGCGCTTCATATTTCTCCGGTTGGATGACCAAACCGTTTATCCTGACTTCCTCAACTTCCGCCGGCTCATCTTCGACTGAAAGCATTTGCCCGCGGCGCAAATGGACTTTTACCCTGGCTACCAGTTCCCTGGGAGAAAATGGTTTGGTGATATAGTCATCCGCGCCTAATTCCAGCCCAAGCACTTTGTCCAGCTCATCGCTCCTGGCACTTAACATAATCACGGGAATAGAAGCGCTTTGCCGGTTGGCTTTTAAAATGCGCAGCACATCAAAGCCGTCCATTTCCGGGAGCATTTTGTCCAGAATAATCAAGTCCGGCGCTTTTTCGCCGGTTAACTTAATCGCGTCGTTCCCATTAGTTGCTTCAATGACCTGGTAGCCCTCTTTTGTCAGGTTATACTTCAATAGTTGCAAAATATGGGCCTCATCGTCCACAACTAGGAGCAACGGCATCTTAAACCACCCCAATACACTATAAAACAATCCGGTTAAATACGCGTTATCGGGAGTTTAACCATTTATTAAGATATTATTAACTTTGTGTAAAACCACCGCCATTTCCCCATTACACTTTTTTCTGCCAATGCTCATG belongs to Pelotomaculum isophthalicicum JI and includes:
- a CDS encoding response regulator transcription factor gives rise to the protein MPLLLVVDDEAHILQLLKYNLTKEGYQVIEATNGNDAIKLTGEKAPDLIILDKMLPEMDGFDVLRILKANRQSASIPVIMLSARSDELDKVLGLELGADDYITKPFSPRELVARVKVHLRRGQMLSVEDEPAEVEEVRINGLVIQPEKYEALLDGVRLELTQKEFELLHLLAGSPGRVFTRDILLEKIWGYDFEPKSRTVDVHISYLRQKIEKDPANPKYIETVRGVGYRFREIH